A genomic window from Gemmatimonadota bacterium includes:
- a CDS encoding putative DNA binding domain-containing protein, whose translation MFDSPEELLSKIRLGEDTSLELKAVQVRGDRVAAPGRDDLADEIAAIANTAAGVLVLGVDDKTKDVLGIPVDDLEVTERFVFEICNDSIRPPVAFRAFRMELPDSTGVPRAVIKIDVPRSLFVHQSPGGYLRRQGSSKREMPADVLARLFQQRSQARLIRFDEQAVPLSGLSDLDEPLYRRFLAEGSDEPSERLHKRGLLTRDDTGQERCAVAGILMCSRDPESWLPGAFIQAVRYRGIRQDSNYQADAQEIVGSLDEQVRGALAFVRRNMSVSARKDPVRLDVPQFDTRAVFEAVVNAVAHRDYSIHGSKIRLFLFDDRLELFSPGPLPNTVTVDSLALRQSTRNELLTTLLAKCPVEDPTGELGRGFLMEKRGDGVPIILAESLEISGRLPEYRVIDDAELLLTIWAANST comes from the coding sequence ATGTTTGACAGTCCCGAAGAGCTGTTGAGCAAGATCCGCCTGGGTGAGGACACGTCCCTGGAGCTAAAGGCCGTGCAGGTTCGCGGAGACCGAGTCGCGGCTCCCGGACGCGACGACTTGGCGGATGAGATCGCAGCGATCGCCAACACGGCCGCAGGCGTGCTCGTACTGGGTGTGGACGACAAGACAAAGGATGTCCTCGGTATCCCAGTTGACGACCTGGAGGTCACCGAGCGGTTCGTGTTCGAAATCTGCAACGACAGCATCCGTCCGCCGGTGGCATTCCGCGCATTCCGGATGGAGCTTCCTGACAGCACCGGCGTGCCGCGGGCCGTTATAAAGATCGACGTTCCCCGCAGCCTTTTTGTCCACCAGAGCCCCGGTGGCTACCTTCGCAGACAGGGAAGTTCGAAGCGCGAGATGCCCGCCGACGTGCTGGCGAGGTTGTTCCAGCAGCGCAGCCAAGCACGGCTCATCCGCTTCGATGAGCAGGCTGTGCCGCTCAGCGGCTTATCCGATCTCGACGAGCCTCTTTACCGGCGCTTTCTTGCGGAAGGCTCCGATGAGCCGAGCGAGCGCCTGCACAAGCGCGGACTGCTCACTCGCGACGATACCGGACAGGAGCGCTGCGCGGTCGCCGGAATCCTGATGTGTTCGCGAGACCCGGAGAGCTGGCTCCCCGGTGCGTTCATACAGGCCGTCCGGTATCGCGGCATCCGCCAGGACTCGAACTATCAAGCGGATGCGCAGGAGATCGTCGGCTCATTGGACGAACAGGTCAGGGGTGCGCTGGCCTTTGTACGTAGGAACATGTCCGTGTCGGCCCGAAAGGACCCCGTGCGACTCGACGTTCCTCAGTTCGACACGCGTGCGGTCTTCGAGGCGGTAGTGAACGCAGTCGCCCACCGCGACTATTCGATCCACGGGTCGAAGATCCGGCTCTTCCTGTTCGACGATCGTCTGGAACTCTTCTCGCCCGGCCCACTCCCGAACACCGTGACCGTCGACAGCCTCGCGCTACGCCAGTCGACGCGCAACGAGTTGCTCACGACACTTCTGGCGAAGTGCCCGGTGGAGGACCCGACCGGCGAGTTGGGGCGGGGCTTCCTCATGGAAAAACGAGGAGATGGGGTTCCGATTATCCTGGCGGAGAGCCTGGAGATCTCCGGCCGCCTCCCCGAGTACCGCGTTATCGACGACGCTGAGTTACTGCTCACCATCTGGGCTGCGAATTCGACGTAA